Proteins found in one Cyprinus carpio isolate SPL01 chromosome B10, ASM1834038v1, whole genome shotgun sequence genomic segment:
- the sprn2 gene encoding shadow of prion protein 2: protein MMGNQKVLIIWVWMLLLASLYPWAHCKRGGGFGGRGKGVGLPARAPPSQSKGRQGLKLAGAAAAGALGGAAIGYGLGSLGRPRYGYGYDGSPEEDRRYYPDEPGHYNRSDWRYYRNTGSSEHVTSILIILGTVTHIFIWG from the coding sequence ATGATGGGTAATCAGAAGGTCCTGATCATTTGGGTGTGGATGTTGCTGTTGGCGTCGTTGTATCCTTGGGCCCACTGCAAGCGTGGAGGAGGTTTTGGTGGCAGGGGTAAAGGAGTGGGTCTGCCAGCCAGAGCGCCTCCTTCCCAGAGCAAAGGCAGGCAGGGCCTGAAGCTGGCAGGTGCAGCAGCCGCGGGGGCTCTCGGTGGAGCGGCCATCGGCTATGGGCTGGGCTCTCTGGGCAGACCGAGGTATGGCTATGGCTACGATGGCTCCCCAGAGGAGGACAGGCGCTATTACCCTGATGAACCAGGACACTACAATCGCTCAGACTGGCGGTATTACAGGAACACAGGCAGCTCAGAACATGTGACCAGCATCCTCATAATATTAGGAACAGTCACACACATCTTTATTTGGGGATGA